The following proteins are encoded in a genomic region of Desulfomicrobium escambiense DSM 10707:
- a CDS encoding NAD(P)/FAD-dependent oxidoreductase, with protein MKHTVIVIGGGPSGLLAAATAASRGSGVTLLERMDRPGRKLRICGKGRGNIGNTAPLDEFLTHFGRNFRFLRPALAHFFTPDTIELLAGLGVQVKEERGGRLFPVSDSAQDLVDAFVRHARSSGATIRTGCRVGDIRRLADGFEVRFGAQTIGADRVILSTGGASYPATGSTGDGYDLARSLGHGITAIAPALIPLVTTGDTAARLQGLSLKNVRAELRVDGKKTAEQMGEMLFTHFGLSGPIILTLSKAAVQSVDQGRKTEVLIDLKPALDPAKLDARLQRDLKEHGKMHMENLLKGLMPPKLIPVCLDQTGLAADKAAHQVSAEERKRLRLWLKELRFTVSGYRPLREAIVTAGGVSLAEVNPKTMESRVCPGLFLAGEVLDMDADTGGFNLQAALSTGYLAGLSAATAP; from the coding sequence ATCTGCGGCAAGGGGCGCGGCAACATCGGCAACACGGCCCCCCTCGACGAATTCCTGACGCACTTCGGCCGGAACTTCCGTTTCCTGCGGCCGGCCCTGGCCCACTTCTTCACTCCCGACACCATCGAGCTGCTCGCCGGGCTCGGCGTCCAGGTCAAGGAGGAGCGCGGCGGACGCCTCTTTCCCGTAAGCGACAGCGCCCAGGATCTCGTGGACGCCTTCGTGCGCCACGCCCGCTCCAGCGGGGCGACCATCCGCACCGGATGCCGGGTCGGCGACATCAGACGCCTGGCCGACGGATTCGAAGTCCGCTTCGGCGCCCAGACTATTGGGGCGGACAGGGTCATCCTGTCCACCGGCGGAGCCTCCTACCCGGCCACCGGCTCCACCGGCGACGGCTACGACCTGGCCCGCAGCCTTGGCCACGGCATCACCGCCATCGCCCCCGCCCTCATCCCCCTGGTCACGACCGGGGACACCGCCGCACGCCTGCAGGGCCTGTCCCTGAAGAACGTCCGTGCGGAACTCCGGGTGGACGGCAAAAAGACGGCCGAGCAGATGGGCGAGATGCTCTTCACGCATTTCGGCCTGTCCGGCCCCATCATCCTGACCCTGAGCAAGGCCGCCGTGCAGTCCGTGGATCAGGGCAGAAAGACCGAGGTACTCATCGACCTCAAGCCGGCCCTTGACCCAGCCAAGCTCGACGCCCGCCTGCAGCGCGACCTGAAAGAGCACGGCAAGATGCACATGGAGAACCTGCTCAAGGGGCTCATGCCGCCTAAGCTCATCCCCGTCTGCCTCGACCAGACCGGCCTGGCTGCGGACAAGGCCGCCCACCAGGTCTCGGCCGAGGAACGCAAGCGGCTGCGTCTGTGGCTCAAGGAACTGCGCTTCACGGTCAGCGGATACCGCCCCCTGCGCGAGGCCATCGTCACGGCTGGCGGCGTGAGCCTCGCGGAAGTCAACCCCAAGACCATGGAGTCGCGGGTCTGTCCGGGCCTGTTCCTGGCGGGAGAGGTGCTGGACATGGACGCCGACACGGGCGGCTTCAACCTCCAGGCAGCTCTCTCCACGGGCTATCTGGCCGGACTGAGCGCCGCCACCGCGCCATGA
- the bcp gene encoding thioredoxin-dependent thiol peroxidase, giving the protein MMDFKLPTPGEPAPSFCLKSTSGSDVRLEDHRGKWVVLYFYPKDNTPGCTVEAQEFSALKDRFTALNAVVLGMSPDSVKSHQNFTGKHELQVDLLSDPDHQVLEHFGAWRLKKNYGKEYMGVARSTFLIDPSGVVRHAWPEVKAAGHAAEVLAKLQSLA; this is encoded by the coding sequence ATGATGGATTTCAAGCTTCCAACCCCCGGCGAACCGGCCCCGTCCTTCTGCCTGAAGAGCACCTCCGGCTCCGACGTCCGCCTGGAAGACCACCGGGGCAAATGGGTGGTCCTCTACTTCTATCCCAAGGACAACACGCCGGGCTGCACGGTCGAGGCCCAGGAGTTCTCGGCCCTGAAGGATCGTTTCACAGCCCTGAACGCCGTGGTCCTGGGCATGAGCCCCGACTCGGTCAAATCCCACCAGAACTTCACGGGCAAGCACGAGCTGCAGGTCGACCTCCTGAGCGACCCGGACCATCAGGTCCTGGAGCACTTCGGGGCGTGGCGCCTGAAGAAGAACTACGGCAAGGAATACATGGGCGTGGCCCGCTCGACCTTTCTCATCGACCCGTCCGGCGTGGTCCGCCACGCCTGGCCAGAGGTCAAGGCCGCCGGACACGCCGCCGAAGTGCTGGCAAAGCTGCAGTCCCTGGCCTGA
- a CDS encoding sensor domain-containing diguanylate cyclase produces MARNPNALLAEMRDLMSAVEASAGLGDARSLRTNLKALGAWIRERIIHAPSPAKRVVEENEDLRQRLRVSKGGFDAMVASYKALLDTFETFRGTIDLVQQVKRMEDLPAILDSIRTLRSLHTLHLILDRDIFEGRIPDGIGHAPARTIRERIRQFSPTPHAPRLFLGEVGRIEKPGFFLGLESDPPQGSCFIFALGHKYQQGKTIGIVSAYDPDPERYAPDKATDFLGHFCDILACTLITALEHAQLEELTVRDALTGVNNRAYLERHAPRILDFAVRKGLPVHLLFIDLNGFKAVNDTLGHEAGDLVLVGVARAIRGMVRKYDIFVRMGGDEFVILLPGTDAAMAACFVQRLRETLDEIDVAALCGTDTRLGISASVGVSRHRPNQSLDELIRAADLRMYEEKNLPRAHNHQPCPDGGHAARPAGTTEP; encoded by the coding sequence ATGGCGCGCAACCCGAACGCCCTGCTGGCCGAGATGCGGGACCTCATGTCCGCCGTCGAGGCCAGCGCCGGCCTGGGCGATGCCCGGAGCCTGCGCACAAACCTCAAGGCCCTGGGGGCCTGGATCAGGGAACGGATCATCCACGCCCCGTCCCCGGCCAAACGCGTGGTCGAGGAGAACGAGGACCTGCGCCAGCGCCTCCGGGTCTCCAAGGGCGGCTTCGACGCCATGGTGGCCTCCTACAAGGCCCTGCTGGACACCTTCGAGACCTTCCGCGGAACCATCGACCTGGTCCAGCAGGTCAAACGCATGGAAGACCTCCCCGCGATCCTCGACTCCATCCGCACGCTGCGCAGCCTGCACACCCTGCACCTGATCCTCGACCGGGACATCTTCGAAGGGCGCATCCCGGACGGCATCGGGCACGCCCCGGCCCGGACCATCCGCGAGCGCATCAGACAGTTTTCGCCCACTCCCCATGCGCCGCGGCTCTTCCTTGGCGAGGTGGGACGCATCGAGAAGCCGGGATTCTTCCTGGGACTTGAAAGCGACCCGCCGCAAGGATCCTGCTTCATCTTCGCTCTCGGGCACAAATACCAGCAGGGCAAGACCATCGGCATCGTGTCGGCCTACGACCCCGACCCCGAACGCTACGCCCCGGACAAGGCCACGGATTTCCTCGGCCACTTCTGCGACATCCTGGCCTGCACCCTGATCACGGCCCTGGAGCACGCCCAGCTCGAAGAGCTGACCGTGCGCGACGCCTTGACCGGCGTGAACAACCGCGCCTACCTGGAGCGCCACGCCCCGCGCATCCTGGACTTCGCCGTGCGCAAGGGGCTCCCCGTGCACCTGCTCTTCATCGACCTGAACGGCTTCAAGGCCGTCAACGACACCTTGGGGCACGAGGCCGGCGACCTGGTCCTGGTGGGGGTGGCCCGGGCCATCAGGGGCATGGTGCGCAAATACGACATCTTCGTGCGCATGGGCGGCGACGAGTTCGTCATCCTGCTCCCGGGCACGGACGCGGCCATGGCCGCATGCTTCGTGCAGCGCCTGCGCGAAACCCTGGACGAGATCGATGTCGCGGCCCTGTGCGGCACGGACACGCGGCTTGGCATATCGGCCTCCGTGGGCGTCAGCCGCCACAGGCCGAACCAGAGCCTGGACGAACTGATTCGCGCTGCGGACCTCCGCATGTACGAGGAAAAAAACCTGCCCCGCGCGCACAACCACCAACCATGCCCCGATGGCGGCCATGCCGCCAGGCCGGCCGGCACGACGGAACCATGA
- a CDS encoding HAD family hydrolase, whose amino-acid sequence MIELDIPGFGRLTLHHLVLDYNGTLALDGRIQPGVLSRLTQLGALLNTHILTADTFGTVRSTFGPSDHNVHILQPGDERKAKADFIRALGPQSCVCMGNGNNDAEMLRHAGLSVAVLQPEGVAMAALNAAHILVPGIEAGLDLLLHPSRLKATLRF is encoded by the coding sequence ATGATCGAACTCGACATCCCCGGCTTCGGCCGACTGACGCTGCACCACCTCGTCCTGGACTACAACGGCACCCTGGCCTTGGACGGGCGTATCCAGCCCGGCGTCCTCTCGCGCCTGACCCAGCTCGGCGCACTCCTGAACACCCACATCCTCACAGCCGACACCTTCGGCACCGTGCGTTCGACCTTCGGGCCGAGCGACCACAACGTGCACATCCTCCAACCCGGCGACGAACGAAAGGCCAAGGCCGACTTCATCCGCGCCCTGGGCCCGCAGTCCTGCGTCTGCATGGGCAACGGCAACAACGACGCGGAAATGCTTCGCCACGCCGGCCTGTCCGTGGCGGTGCTCCAACCCGAAGGGGTGGCCATGGCCGCCCTGAACGCGGCGCACATCCTCGTCCCCGGCATCGAGGCCGGACTCGACCTGCTCCTGCACCCATCGCGGCTCAAGGCCACGTTGCGCTTCTGA
- a CDS encoding methyl-accepting chemotaxis protein has protein sequence MNIQAIRFTTKLFTGILAILALSLALVIAVTTIDVRKGLFELGKNSVESTASSVFNSLNAQNSLLQEKLAADMIILEGELERYGTFDLDSSYMLDRTITNQVTKAQEQVKIPRLMLGGTVMNGNTGIVDKIQQMTGGVATIFQVVDGKLLRVSTNVRINETDRAVDTFIPSDSPVYKAVMNGETYDGRAFVVDDWYVTSYKPVLNADDKIVAVLFVGRRILTPQLRDMINTTKAAGVGYFFIYNSKGDVLIHPTLEGQNIFEVQGIGDAFRNHKDGFLEYQWNGEQKITFTKFFEPWDWHIAVGLNHVQMVQGLDRKIIIKTILVGAGAMLFGVLVAIVLVRAITRPLNRIAEQSLKVAEGDYTIAFNHAAKDAIGHLSDAMNTMVGRTKEMLGEITAATQALAAASTELSSISTQMTDGSNRTASMANAVSRATGEVTENMTSVSAAMEQASVNMNTVAAAAEEMSATIHEIAQNSERAKNTTESAVTRAQQASGRVNELGEAAREINTVTATITAISSQTNLLALNATIEAARAGEAGRGFAVVANEIKELAQQTARATDDIRDRISGIQSVTSQTVHDISDISGVISEVNDIVTTIAAAVEEQSVTTRDIAENVGQASTGITEINSNVAASSAMTRNVSRDIEQVRTASGEMTASSQTVQSSARELSELAERLREQVSRFRI, from the coding sequence TTGAACATACAAGCCATCAGATTCACGACCAAGCTCTTCACGGGCATCCTGGCAATCCTGGCCCTGTCCCTTGCCCTGGTCATCGCGGTGACGACGATCGATGTCCGCAAGGGGCTCTTCGAACTGGGCAAGAACTCCGTCGAAAGCACGGCCAGTTCGGTCTTCAACTCTCTCAATGCGCAGAACTCCCTGCTGCAGGAAAAACTCGCCGCGGACATGATCATCCTGGAAGGCGAACTGGAACGGTACGGAACCTTCGATCTCGATTCGAGCTACATGCTCGATCGGACCATCACCAACCAGGTGACCAAGGCCCAGGAACAGGTCAAGATACCGCGCCTGATGCTCGGCGGCACGGTCATGAACGGCAACACGGGCATCGTCGACAAAATCCAGCAGATGACGGGCGGCGTGGCGACCATTTTCCAGGTCGTCGACGGAAAGCTCCTGCGCGTATCCACCAACGTCCGCATCAACGAGACAGACCGCGCCGTGGACACCTTCATCCCCTCCGACAGCCCGGTCTACAAGGCCGTCATGAACGGCGAAACGTACGACGGCCGGGCCTTCGTGGTCGACGACTGGTACGTGACCAGCTACAAGCCCGTGCTCAACGCCGACGACAAGATCGTGGCCGTCCTCTTCGTGGGACGCAGGATTCTCACCCCGCAACTGCGGGACATGATCAACACGACCAAGGCGGCAGGCGTCGGCTATTTCTTCATATACAACTCCAAGGGCGATGTGCTCATCCACCCCACCCTCGAAGGACAAAACATCTTCGAAGTCCAAGGCATCGGCGATGCGTTCCGGAACCACAAGGATGGATTTCTCGAATACCAGTGGAACGGCGAACAGAAGATCACCTTCACCAAATTCTTCGAGCCCTGGGATTGGCATATCGCCGTGGGCCTGAACCACGTACAGATGGTCCAGGGCCTTGACCGAAAGATCATCATCAAGACCATCCTCGTCGGAGCGGGCGCGATGCTCTTCGGCGTCCTGGTCGCCATCGTGCTGGTGCGGGCCATCACCCGTCCGCTGAACCGCATCGCCGAGCAGAGCCTCAAGGTGGCCGAGGGCGACTACACCATCGCCTTCAACCATGCCGCCAAGGACGCCATCGGGCATCTGTCGGACGCCATGAACACCATGGTCGGCCGGACCAAGGAAATGCTCGGCGAGATCACCGCCGCGACCCAGGCCCTGGCGGCCGCGTCCACGGAACTGTCGAGCATCTCCACCCAGATGACCGACGGGTCGAACCGGACCGCGAGCATGGCCAACGCCGTGAGCAGGGCCACGGGCGAGGTCACGGAGAACATGACGTCCGTATCGGCGGCCATGGAGCAAGCCTCGGTCAACATGAACACCGTGGCGGCCGCGGCCGAGGAGATGTCCGCCACCATTCACGAGATCGCCCAGAACTCCGAGCGGGCCAAGAACACGACGGAAAGCGCCGTGACCAGGGCCCAGCAGGCTTCGGGACGGGTCAACGAACTCGGCGAGGCCGCACGGGAGATCAACACCGTGACCGCGACCATCACGGCCATCTCCTCGCAGACCAACCTGCTGGCCCTGAACGCCACCATCGAGGCGGCCCGCGCCGGCGAGGCCGGACGCGGGTTCGCGGTGGTGGCCAACGAGATCAAGGAGCTGGCCCAGCAGACGGCCAGGGCCACGGACGACATCCGCGACCGCATCAGCGGCATCCAGTCCGTGACCAGCCAGACGGTCCACGACATCTCCGACATCTCCGGCGTCATCTCCGAGGTCAACGACATCGTCACCACCATCGCCGCGGCCGTGGAGGAGCAGTCCGTGACCACCCGCGACATCGCCGAGAATGTGGGCCAGGCGTCCACGGGCATCACAGAGATCAATTCCAACGTCGCCGCCAGCTCGGCCATGACGCGCAACGTGAGCAGGGACATCGAGCAGGTCCGGACCGCATCGGGCGAGATGACGGCCAGCAGCCAGACCGTGCAGTCCAGCGCGCGGGAACTCTCGGAACTGGCCGAGCGCCTGCGTGAACAGGTGTCCAGGTTCAGGATCTGA